A part of Micromonospora chersina genomic DNA contains:
- a CDS encoding bifunctional 3'-5' exonuclease/DNA polymerase codes for MLVAVESDERGGGVLQPLGPAGRAAGPAEPVADLAAAVAAREAADRPRWVFAAGAALYPALLRAGVRLDRCHDVELTEALLLGHAGRWGEPRSLAAAWARLTGAPVPPDPAPRPPEPPGHGQDALFDAPSGPPGPGIAALTRVYADQLARIARTEHPGRFRLLVAAESAGALIAAEMGAAGLPWRADVHDAILADLLGEASPVGGPPRRLAELAARIADAFGVRQLHADSPAELLKAFARAGVELPNTRAWVLRGVEHPAVPLVLEYKELYRIWTAHGWAWRDAWVSGGRFHPEYVPGGVVSGRWATRGGGALQIPKVIRRAVVADPGWTFVVADAGQLEPRVLAAVSGDERLAAAGGAGDLYAALARDAFAGDRARAKVALLGAMYGQTGGAAVPALAVLRKNYPTAFGHVEAAARTGEAGGLVRSWLGRTCPPGSAGFGDGDEAVVDAGADPQSPRARAARSRGRFTRNFVIQATAAEWASTLLATLRTELAGSGAELVFFQHDEVIVHCPAEAAGSVAAAVTEAGARATRLLFGETPVRFPLDLSVVDCYADAA; via the coding sequence GTGCTGGTGGCGGTGGAGTCCGACGAGCGGGGCGGGGGAGTGCTGCAACCCCTCGGCCCGGCCGGTCGCGCGGCCGGCCCGGCCGAGCCGGTGGCCGACCTGGCCGCCGCGGTGGCCGCCCGGGAGGCCGCCGACCGCCCTCGCTGGGTCTTCGCCGCCGGCGCCGCCCTCTACCCGGCGCTGCTGCGCGCCGGCGTCCGGCTCGACAGGTGCCACGACGTCGAGCTGACCGAGGCGCTGCTGCTCGGCCACGCCGGCCGCTGGGGCGAGCCGCGCTCGCTCGCCGCGGCCTGGGCCCGGCTCACCGGGGCGCCGGTCCCGCCGGACCCGGCGCCGCGCCCGCCCGAGCCGCCCGGTCATGGCCAGGACGCGCTCTTCGACGCGCCGTCCGGGCCGCCCGGTCCGGGCATCGCGGCGTTGACCCGGGTGTACGCGGACCAGCTCGCCCGGATCGCGCGGACGGAACACCCCGGCCGGTTCCGGCTGCTGGTGGCCGCCGAGTCGGCGGGCGCGCTGATCGCCGCCGAGATGGGCGCGGCCGGGCTGCCCTGGCGCGCCGACGTGCACGACGCCATCCTGGCCGACCTGCTCGGCGAGGCGTCCCCGGTCGGGGGACCGCCCCGCCGGCTGGCCGAGCTGGCGGCCCGGATCGCCGACGCGTTCGGCGTCCGCCAGCTGCACGCCGACTCCCCGGCCGAGCTGCTCAAGGCGTTCGCCCGCGCGGGCGTGGAGCTGCCGAACACCCGGGCCTGGGTGCTGCGCGGGGTGGAGCACCCGGCGGTGCCGCTGGTCCTGGAATACAAGGAGCTCTACCGGATCTGGACGGCGCACGGCTGGGCCTGGCGCGACGCCTGGGTCTCCGGCGGCCGCTTCCACCCGGAGTACGTGCCGGGCGGCGTGGTGTCCGGCCGGTGGGCCACCCGGGGCGGCGGGGCGTTGCAGATTCCGAAGGTGATCCGGCGGGCCGTGGTGGCCGACCCGGGCTGGACCTTCGTGGTGGCCGACGCGGGCCAGCTCGAACCACGGGTGCTCGCCGCGGTCTCCGGCGACGAGCGGCTGGCCGCCGCCGGTGGCGCCGGTGACCTCTACGCGGCGCTGGCCCGGGACGCCTTCGCCGGTGACCGGGCCCGGGCCAAGGTGGCCCTGCTCGGCGCCATGTACGGGCAGACCGGCGGCGCGGCGGTGCCCGCCCTGGCGGTGCTCAGGAAGAACTACCCGACCGCGTTCGGCCACGTCGAGGCGGCCGCCCGCACCGGCGAGGCGGGCGGGCTGGTGCGGTCGTGGCTGGGGCGTACCTGCCCGCCGGGGTCGGCCGGTTTCGGCGACGGCGACGAGGCGGTGGTGGACGCCGGGGCGGATCCGCAGAGCCCGCGCGCCCGGGCCGCCCGGTCCCGGGGGCGGTTCACCCGCAACTTCGTCATCCAGGCCACCGCCGCCGAGTGGGCCTCCACGCTGCTGGCCACGCTCCGCACCGAGCTGGCCGGCAGCGGGGCCGAGCTGGTCTTCTTCCAGCACGACGAGGTGATCGTGCACTGCCCGGCCGAGGCGGCCGGGTCGGTCGCCGCGGCGGTCACCGAGGCCGGGGCGCGGGCCACCCGGCTGCTGTTCGGCGAGACGCCGGTCCGCTTCCCGCTCGACCTGTCGGTGGTGGACTGCTACGCCGACGCGGCATAG
- a CDS encoding nucleotidyltransferase family protein: MIIAAGGGRRIGGPEALLRQGEKPLVSQMIDTMTEAGCVEVVVVLGAAAEQVRQTTDLSGATVVVNRAWGTGVGSSIRAGLAALTDETIEAVVVVPVDMPGLTAVAVRRVAALPYPDVLVCATYDGLRGYPMLFGRRHWSGIATLASADVGARPYLLAHKDQIVDIACDSVADGSRIDSPELMALYGLSIPEQRVGV; the protein is encoded by the coding sequence ATGATCATCGCCGCTGGTGGGGGCCGCCGGATCGGTGGACCCGAGGCGCTGCTGCGCCAGGGCGAGAAGCCCCTGGTGAGCCAGATGATCGACACGATGACCGAGGCGGGCTGCGTGGAGGTCGTGGTCGTGCTGGGCGCGGCGGCGGAGCAGGTGCGGCAGACGACCGACCTGAGCGGGGCCACCGTGGTGGTCAACCGGGCCTGGGGGACCGGGGTCGGCTCCTCGATCCGGGCCGGGCTGGCCGCGCTGACCGACGAGACCATCGAGGCCGTGGTCGTGGTGCCGGTGGACATGCCCGGGCTCACCGCCGTGGCGGTCCGCCGGGTCGCCGCCCTGCCGTACCCCGACGTGCTGGTCTGCGCCACCTACGACGGGCTGCGCGGCTACCCGATGCTCTTCGGCCGCCGGCACTGGTCCGGCATCGCCACCCTGGCCAGCGCCGACGTCGGCGCCCGGCCCTACCTGCTGGCGCACAAGGACCAGATCGTCGACATCGCCTGCGACTCGGTTGCCGACGGCAGCCGGATCGACAGCCCGGAACTCATGGCCCTTTACGGCCTCAGCATCCCGGAGCAGCGCGTCGGCGTCTGA
- a CDS encoding TfoX/Sxy family protein — MAYDEDLADRVRELVGRETGFDEKRMFGGLAMMVRGNMAVVVRGAGGLMVRVDPAESERLEAEPGAQATVMRGRPMRGWITVDPAACVDDADLARWVDRGVGYAGTLPAK, encoded by the coding sequence ATGGCGTATGACGAGGACCTCGCGGACCGGGTCCGGGAACTGGTCGGGCGCGAGACCGGGTTCGACGAGAAGCGCATGTTCGGCGGCCTGGCGATGATGGTGAGGGGCAACATGGCGGTGGTCGTCCGCGGCGCCGGCGGCCTCATGGTCCGGGTCGACCCGGCCGAGTCCGAGCGGCTGGAGGCGGAGCCCGGCGCCCAGGCGACGGTGATGCGGGGGCGCCCCATGCGGGGCTGGATCACTGTGGATCCCGCCGCCTGCGTGGACGATGCCGATCTGGCCCGGTGGGTCGACCGGGGCGTCGGCTACGCCGGGACCCTGCCGGCGAAGTAG
- a CDS encoding DUF1062 domain-containing protein, which produces MVVPTCLPLVVRRCHVCASERFRASGKFRVNANHKLLDAWLLVLCTRCGDTAKLTLLERTNVRAIRPELLNRLHHNDPDLTAELLQNPDVQRRNRIALDWDDAWRLDTGGGDPPDAEVIDVAVRFAARIPVRPVRLIAEGCGLSRAEVERLIAEGKVVSAVRLTGRLSGDFTFTLKR; this is translated from the coding sequence GTGGTCGTACCCACCTGCCTGCCTCTCGTCGTCCGCCGTTGCCACGTGTGCGCGTCCGAGCGCTTCCGGGCGAGCGGCAAATTCCGCGTCAACGCCAACCACAAGCTCCTCGACGCCTGGCTCCTCGTGCTCTGCACCCGGTGCGGGGACACGGCGAAGCTCACGCTCCTGGAGCGGACGAACGTCCGCGCCATCAGACCCGAGCTGCTGAACCGGCTGCATCACAACGACCCGGACCTGACCGCCGAACTGCTCCAGAATCCGGACGTGCAGCGCCGTAATCGCATCGCCCTCGACTGGGACGACGCGTGGCGCCTCGACACCGGCGGAGGGGATCCTCCGGACGCCGAGGTGATCGACGTGGCGGTCCGCTTCGCGGCGCGGATTCCCGTCCGGCCGGTGCGGCTGATCGCCGAAGGGTGCGGGCTCTCGCGGGCGGAGGTCGAGAGGCTGATCGCGGAGGGGAAGGTCGTTTCGGCGGTCCGGCTGACCGGCCGGCTCTCCGGCGACTTCACCTTCACGCTCAAGCGCTGA